In one uncultured Methanoregula sp. genomic region, the following are encoded:
- a CDS encoding GNAT family N-acetyltransferase — protein MAGHAGGPRNNIQYPDPSIPSGQFPIFSLMESDVIPAARLYTDVFLVDEPTSRRHALDPARFFPYAQIYVRSLAGRDLSFLAREQRTGEPAGFIFSFDLTHDPASEGSEMAAFISHFREAVAMIDELEGRFLCPKETRPGVTLHIFQIGVDRKFRRNGIARDLICHLLANAKEHGFRQVIADCTNQASRQAFLHCGFSEQGFSSYETFSMDGRRFFAGLEGGISLMVRDI, from the coding sequence ATGGCAGGGCATGCGGGAGGTCCCCGCAACAATATTCAGTATCCGGATCCATCCATTCCCTCTGGCCAGTTCCCGATTTTTTCCCTCATGGAATCCGATGTTATTCCTGCAGCCCGGCTCTACACGGACGTTTTCCTGGTTGACGAACCCACTTCCCGGCGCCATGCCCTGGACCCTGCCCGCTTCTTTCCCTATGCACAGATCTATGTCAGGTCTCTCGCTGGCAGGGACCTCAGTTTTCTTGCACGCGAACAACGGACGGGTGAACCTGCCGGGTTCATCTTCTCCTTTGACTTGACCCATGATCCTGCATCCGAAGGGTCGGAGATGGCTGCGTTCATCTCCCATTTCCGTGAGGCTGTAGCCATGATCGACGAGCTCGAAGGACGCTTCCTCTGCCCAAAAGAGACCCGGCCCGGCGTTACACTGCACATATTCCAGATCGGGGTTGACCGGAAGTTCCGGAGAAACGGGATTGCCCGGGACCTGATATGTCATCTGCTCGCCAATGCAAAGGAACACGGGTTCCGGCAGGTTATTGCCGATTGCACCAATCAGGCGTCCCGGCAGGCTTTCCTGCATTGCGGTTTTTCCGAGCAGGGCTTTTCGTCTTATGAAACATTCAGCATGGACGGCAGGCGGTTTTTTGCCGGGCTTGAAGGAGGCATATCCCTGATGGTGAGGGATATCTGA
- a CDS encoding universal stress protein, whose protein sequence is MFNTILVAIDGSETSQRAFDKAVEIAKAGNANLHAAYVVETGLFSSLPADNTVEIMYNVLQKEAKIVIDAAKVKAAAKGVPFTAHIKSGHAGSEVITLSEKINADLIVVGSHGKSQTDRLLIGSVSTFVVTHSTVSTLVVRS, encoded by the coding sequence ATGTTTAATACAATACTTGTTGCGATAGATGGCTCGGAGACAAGCCAGCGCGCATTCGACAAGGCTGTCGAGATAGCAAAGGCCGGAAATGCGAATCTCCATGCAGCCTATGTTGTTGAGACGGGTTTGTTCTCATCCCTTCCTGCAGATAATACTGTCGAGATAATGTATAACGTTCTCCAGAAGGAGGCAAAAATCGTTATCGATGCGGCAAAAGTCAAGGCAGCTGCAAAAGGTGTTCCCTTTACGGCGCACATCAAGTCCGGCCATGCGGGAAGCGAAGTCATTACCCTGTCAGAAAAAATCAATGCTGACCTGATCGTTGTTGGTTCTCATGGCAAGAGCCAGACCGACCGGCTCCTGATTGGCAGTGTAAGCACATTTGTTGTCACCCATAGTACGGTTTCAACCCTGGTGGTGAGATCATAA
- a CDS encoding NAD(P)/FAD-dependent oxidoreductase yields MENAECIVIGAGPAGLFSAIHAAAAGCRVLVLEKNAEPGAKLLLSGSGQCNLTHDGEIREFLTHYGDHGKFLKPTLLSFTNRNLIDFFESRGLPLMTEENGKIFPETRQSGDVLEILLSECRKQGVTIRCSEPVTEIAHTGGLFTVTTPDAMYRAATVIITTGGASYPKCGTTGDGYRLAAALGQPVTEIAPALTPLLIRPFPFAALAGISFERMHFSVWRDGKKHTDQNGDVLFTHLGLSGPGILDASRDIRPGDVIRLSFAGTMRREEFAADLAKRASENPGWQVSTILAKYPIPERLNRKLLKFTGIEEDLKCAHFSASQRSFLVTNCTEFPLTVAEMGGFSIAMVTRGGVALEGVNQKTMESKIVPGLFFAGEVLDVDGDTGGYNLQAAFSTGYLAGMAVRKQQEMKKTPPVTT; encoded by the coding sequence ATGGAAAACGCGGAATGTATCGTCATAGGCGCCGGGCCTGCGGGCCTTTTCTCGGCAATCCATGCAGCTGCTGCCGGCTGCAGGGTCCTTGTTCTTGAGAAGAATGCGGAGCCGGGTGCCAAGCTCCTGCTGTCCGGGTCCGGGCAGTGTAATCTCACGCACGACGGGGAGATCCGTGAGTTCCTTACCCATTACGGCGATCATGGGAAATTTTTAAAGCCGACCCTCCTGTCGTTCACGAACAGGAATCTTATTGATTTTTTCGAGAGCCGCGGTCTTCCGCTGATGACAGAAGAGAACGGGAAGATCTTCCCGGAGACACGGCAGTCCGGGGATGTACTTGAGATCCTGCTTTCCGAATGCAGGAAACAGGGTGTGACCATCCGGTGCAGCGAGCCGGTCACAGAGATCGCCCATACCGGCGGACTGTTTACAGTTACAACTCCGGATGCAATGTACCGGGCTGCCACGGTCATCATCACCACGGGGGGTGCATCGTACCCGAAGTGCGGGACAACCGGAGACGGGTACCGATTAGCTGCAGCACTCGGCCAGCCGGTGACAGAGATTGCCCCTGCCTTAACCCCTCTCCTGATCCGGCCGTTCCCGTTCGCGGCGCTCGCAGGGATCTCCTTTGAGCGGATGCACTTTTCGGTCTGGCGGGACGGCAAAAAACACACTGATCAGAACGGCGATGTCCTGTTCACTCACCTCGGCCTGTCAGGACCAGGCATCCTGGATGCCTCGCGGGATATCCGGCCCGGTGATGTAATACGGCTCTCGTTTGCCGGCACGATGCGGCGGGAGGAATTTGCCGCTGACCTTGCAAAAAGAGCGTCAGAGAATCCCGGCTGGCAGGTGAGCACGATCCTCGCGAAGTACCCGATCCCTGAAAGGCTGAACCGGAAACTGCTGAAATTCACGGGAATTGAAGAAGATCTCAAGTGCGCCCACTTCTCAGCAAGCCAGCGTTCATTCCTGGTGACGAACTGCACGGAGTTCCCGCTAACCGTAGCGGAAATGGGCGGTTTTTCCATTGCCATGGTGACCCGTGGCGGTGTTGCACTCGAGGGCGTGAACCAGAAGACCATGGAATCAAAGATCGTTCCGGGCCTATTCTTTGCCGGCGAAGTGCTGGACGTGGACGGGGATACCGGCGGGTACAATCTCCAGGCTGCATTCTCAACCGGGTATCTTGCAGGAATGGCGGTCCGGAAACAGCAGGAAATGAAAAAGACACCTCCGGTAACAACGTAA
- a CDS encoding coenzyme F420-0:L-glutamate ligase gives MEQIQVTGVRGLPLIHAGDNIAALVCEKVPVQDGDILCIASTIYSKAKGYTKKLSAITPSERAVRLGKMNGEDPRFVQAVLDASTDIIMEHPFILSELSFGHIGVRAGVDQSNIEDGMVIFLPPDPMKSAEEMRHEIKKISGKDVGVIITDTCGRSFRRGQTGNAIGWSGFPAIRDFRGDTDLFGHVLKITEEAVVDEIAGFSNFVMGESNNGVPAVIFHNCGRWAGHDNLYFRSDEDITKRVLKKTAFE, from the coding sequence ATGGAACAGATTCAGGTCACGGGAGTGCGGGGACTTCCCCTCATCCATGCTGGTGACAATATCGCGGCACTGGTCTGTGAGAAAGTGCCGGTACAGGATGGGGACATTCTCTGCATAGCCTCGACAATTTACTCCAAAGCCAAGGGCTACACAAAGAAGTTGTCCGCCATCACGCCATCGGAACGTGCAGTGCGGCTTGGTAAAATGAACGGCGAGGATCCGCGCTTTGTGCAGGCCGTGCTGGATGCATCCACCGATATCATCATGGAGCACCCTTTCATCCTATCAGAGCTCTCGTTCGGCCATATCGGTGTGCGGGCCGGGGTCGACCAGTCAAATATCGAAGACGGGATGGTCATCTTCCTTCCCCCCGACCCGATGAAATCTGCAGAAGAGATGCGGCATGAGATAAAAAAGATTAGCGGGAAAGATGTCGGGGTTATCATCACCGACACCTGCGGCAGATCCTTCCGTCGGGGCCAGACCGGCAATGCCATCGGCTGGAGCGGGTTTCCCGCAATCCGCGATTTCCGGGGCGATACCGATCTCTTCGGCCACGTGCTTAAGATAACCGAAGAAGCCGTTGTCGATGAGATCGCCGGCTTCTCCAACTTCGTGATGGGGGAAAGCAACAACGGGGTCCCGGCGGTTATCTTCCACAACTGCGGCAGATGGGCGGGCCACGATAACCTCTACTTCAGGAGCGACGAGGATATCACCAAGCGTGTCCTGAAGAAGACTGCATTTGAATAA
- a CDS encoding DUF1922 domain-containing protein — protein sequence MYLIIRCPGCRKFSYVDRFQRWKLCPQCGHAHEVNKSPAYLEVVDFHEAEHIVKEMEKHLHSTKKTDFSPEETAELRHHYAEALRRRAKGHHA from the coding sequence ATGTACCTCATCATCCGGTGCCCGGGATGCAGGAAGTTTTCGTACGTGGACCGTTTCCAACGCTGGAAACTCTGCCCGCAGTGTGGCCATGCTCACGAGGTGAACAAGTCCCCGGCTTACCTCGAAGTTGTGGATTTTCATGAGGCAGAACATATCGTAAAAGAGATGGAAAAACATCTCCATTCCACCAAAAAAACAGATTTTTCTCCCGAAGAGACTGCCGAGCTGCGTCACCATTACGCAGAGGCGCTGCGCCGACGGGCAAAAGGGCACCACGCTTAA
- a CDS encoding preprotein translocase subunit Sec61beta: MAKKQGGRLLSSAGLVNYYESEDRRAVHISPITVMVVAAAIGIVILVLNFVFSTHA; this comes from the coding sequence ATGGCAAAGAAGCAAGGTGGAAGATTACTCTCCTCAGCAGGTCTCGTCAATTATTACGAGAGCGAGGACCGTCGGGCAGTTCATATCAGCCCGATCACGGTCATGGTAGTCGCGGCAGCAATCGGTATCGTCATTTTAGTCCTGAATTTTGTATTCTCGACCCACGCATAA
- a CDS encoding CBS domain-containing protein, whose product MTSDVVHVEIPGNRDDVLKILKRTGISGVPVIKNKKIVGIITRKDLLSKPEETQLGLLMTAKPVTIEPDMELREAARILITQRIRRLPVVEDGHLVGLLSVADVISGLAQLKIREEVKDKYTSRTFALWEETPLPVVGRVMEISGVDAIPILDAENKLQGIISERDLIRNSSIEDSVGVSDFSNGTDDDEWTWESIRDNHTISFGISRVQLPNRPVKLAMVKNVVAVPQNAEVSECALKMKRSRVDQLPVINGDKKLVSMLYDRELIRAMCHEGSE is encoded by the coding sequence ATGACATCAGATGTGGTTCACGTAGAGATCCCGGGCAACCGCGATGATGTCTTAAAAATTCTCAAGCGTACGGGAATATCCGGTGTCCCGGTGATCAAGAACAAGAAGATTGTCGGTATCATCACCCGGAAAGACCTGCTCTCCAAGCCGGAAGAGACCCAGCTGGGCCTCCTCATGACGGCAAAACCGGTCACCATCGAGCCGGACATGGAACTCCGCGAGGCAGCCCGGATCCTCATAACCCAGAGGATCCGCAGGCTTCCCGTTGTTGAGGATGGTCACCTGGTCGGTCTCCTGTCAGTTGCTGATGTCATTTCCGGTCTTGCCCAACTCAAGATCCGCGAAGAGGTTAAGGACAAGTACACCAGCAGGACTTTTGCTCTCTGGGAAGAGACGCCCCTTCCGGTCGTTGGCAGGGTCATGGAGATATCCGGCGTCGATGCAATCCCGATCCTTGATGCGGAGAACAAGCTCCAGGGGATCATCTCGGAACGCGATCTTATCCGGAACTCCAGCATAGAGGACAGCGTGGGTGTCTCCGACTTCTCCAATGGTACCGATGACGATGAGTGGACTTGGGAGAGTATCCGCGATAACCATACCATCAGTTTCGGTATCTCCCGCGTCCAGCTCCCCAACCGCCCGGTGAAGCTCGCCATGGTCAAGAACGTGGTTGCAGTCCCGCAGAATGCCGAAGTGAGCGAGTGCGCCCTCAAGATGAAGCGGTCCCGCGTGGACCAGCTGCCGGTCATCAATGGCGACAAGAAACTGGTCTCCATGCTGTATGACCGGGAACTGATCCGGGCAATGTGCCATGAAGGGTCTGAATAA
- the psmB gene encoding archaeal proteasome endopeptidase complex subunit beta: MPEQLQESMKGTTTIGIVFAGGVILATEKRATMGYMIASKKAKKVYQVAERIGMTTAGGVGDAQQLARILTVECNLYQIRRSRPITVGATATLLSNYLNQNRYFPYYVQLLVGGIDEKGPGVYSVDAMGGATKEEEVVATGSGSPMAYGVLEDRFRSNMSEDEAIELAVRGLKSAMKRDAGSGEGIHIVVITKDKYEVQSEDIVKKYLAKTSA; encoded by the coding sequence ATGCCTGAACAGTTACAGGAGTCCATGAAGGGGACAACAACCATCGGTATTGTTTTTGCCGGGGGTGTAATCCTTGCAACCGAGAAGCGGGCGACCATGGGCTACATGATCGCAAGCAAGAAAGCAAAGAAAGTCTACCAGGTGGCAGAAAGAATCGGTATGACCACGGCAGGAGGAGTTGGCGATGCCCAGCAGCTCGCCCGTATCCTCACGGTCGAGTGCAACCTCTACCAGATCCGCAGGTCCCGCCCCATTACCGTCGGGGCAACGGCGACCCTGCTCTCCAACTATCTCAACCAGAACCGCTATTTCCCCTATTACGTCCAGCTCCTCGTTGGCGGCATTGACGAGAAGGGCCCGGGTGTTTATTCGGTCGATGCAATGGGTGGAGCTACAAAGGAAGAAGAGGTTGTTGCAACGGGCTCCGGCTCGCCAATGGCATACGGTGTACTCGAGGACCGGTTCCGGTCCAATATGAGCGAGGACGAGGCCATCGAACTTGCGGTTCGCGGCCTCAAATCAGCAATGAAACGCGATGCCGGATCCGGTGAAGGGATCCACATTGTTGTAATCACAAAAGACAAGTACGAGGTGCAGAGCGAAGATATTGTGAAAAAGTATCTCGCAAAGACTTCTGCTTAA
- a CDS encoding ATP-binding protein, translated as MPTGPKIAGKSPEDEDIVSDYELRYRRMAENILLGMFQITYGPDSRILSANPVMARMLGYERPEDIIGRPANDLFIRSAEFDELVADLVSQGSVAGREIRLRRKEGAEIWISVQAWKLGITPDKLIVIEGFVADVTEQRVFEQEMHYHESELNRYALALSLSNRKLNLLSSITRHDILNNLTGLRGYLDLMKEEFTDTALREYLTAQEEIIETITEQIQFTRDYQDLGVETPQWFDTNEVILMAAATLPLPPVTLTVETGDLWIYADPMLGKVFYNLLENALRHGGKLTRICFRTEVSGDSARILCEDDGTGILAQFKEAIFVRKHFKNTGFGLFLSRDILGITGLSIREKGEPGKGARFVITVPVGSFRVGHGAG; from the coding sequence ATGCCAACCGGTCCAAAAATCGCGGGAAAGAGCCCCGAGGATGAGGATATTGTGTCGGACTATGAGCTGAGATACCGCAGGATGGCAGAGAACATCCTCCTTGGAATGTTCCAGATCACGTATGGCCCGGACAGCCGGATCCTCTCGGCAAATCCTGTCATGGCCCGGATGCTTGGCTACGAACGGCCGGAGGATATTATCGGCAGACCTGCAAACGATCTCTTTATCCGGTCTGCAGAGTTCGATGAGCTTGTGGCGGATCTCGTCAGTCAGGGATCCGTTGCCGGCCGCGAGATACGTTTAAGGCGGAAAGAGGGCGCAGAGATATGGATCTCGGTCCAAGCCTGGAAACTGGGAATAACCCCCGATAAGCTCATCGTGATCGAAGGTTTCGTTGCGGATGTCACCGAGCAGCGGGTATTCGAACAGGAAATGCATTACCATGAATCTGAACTGAACCGGTATGCCCTTGCACTCTCGCTTTCCAACAGGAAACTCAATCTTCTCTCCAGTATCACCCGGCACGATATCCTCAACAATCTGACGGGTCTCCGGGGTTATCTGGATCTGATGAAAGAGGAATTTACCGATACTGCTCTCCGGGAATATCTCACCGCACAGGAAGAGATTATTGAAACTATCACGGAACAAATCCAGTTCACCCGGGACTACCAGGATCTCGGTGTCGAAACCCCGCAATGGTTTGACACAAACGAGGTCATCCTGATGGCAGCGGCGACGCTCCCTCTTCCCCCGGTAACCCTGACGGTCGAGACCGGTGATCTGTGGATCTATGCAGACCCGATGCTCGGGAAGGTTTTTTACAATCTCCTCGAGAATGCACTCCGTCACGGAGGGAAACTGACCCGGATCTGCTTCCGGACGGAAGTATCCGGCGATAGTGCCCGGATTCTATGCGAGGATGACGGCACCGGCATTCTCGCACAGTTCAAGGAAGCGATATTTGTCCGCAAGCACTTTAAAAATACCGGTTTTGGCCTCTTCCTCTCCCGGGATATACTGGGCATAACCGGCCTCTCAATCCGGGAAAAAGGGGAACCAGGCAAAGGTGCGCGGTTTGTTATTACCGTACCAGTGGGATCGTTCCGGGTCGGGCACGGGGCCGGGTAA
- the cobA gene encoding uroporphyrinogen-III C-methyltransferase yields the protein MNGKVYLVGSGPGAEGLLTQRGRAIIDRADVVLFDQLPGEEILSTLPARAEKIDCGKFGGKHNLEQDEIEALMVDRAKQGKTVVRLKGGDPFLFGRGGEELETVRAEGIPVEMVPGISSALAVPASMGIPLTHRKYASQVTILTGNEDPTKPEPALDWKLLAQLRGTIVILMGVANIGKIAAVLVQNGKDGSTPVAIIERGLRKDRLVTTGTLETIADVAKSAGVKPPAVIVIGDVVNLYDAGLPDLIPYES from the coding sequence ATGAACGGTAAAGTGTATCTGGTAGGTTCCGGTCCCGGCGCGGAAGGTCTCTTAACGCAGCGGGGCAGGGCAATAATCGACAGGGCGGATGTGGTACTCTTCGACCAGCTCCCCGGTGAGGAGATCCTCTCAACGCTTCCTGCCCGTGCAGAGAAGATCGACTGCGGGAAATTCGGTGGGAAACACAATCTCGAACAGGACGAGATAGAGGCACTGATGGTGGACCGGGCAAAGCAGGGAAAGACGGTCGTGCGGCTCAAGGGCGGCGACCCGTTCCTGTTCGGCCGGGGCGGGGAGGAGCTCGAGACTGTCCGGGCCGAAGGTATCCCGGTCGAGATGGTGCCGGGTATCTCCAGTGCACTTGCCGTCCCGGCATCGATGGGCATCCCGCTGACGCACCGGAAGTATGCATCGCAGGTGACCATCCTGACCGGTAACGAGGATCCGACCAAGCCCGAACCGGCTCTTGACTGGAAACTGCTGGCACAGCTGCGGGGAACGATCGTTATCCTTATGGGAGTTGCCAACATTGGGAAGATTGCTGCGGTGCTTGTGCAGAACGGCAAGGACGGATCGACTCCTGTCGCGATCATAGAACGCGGCCTGCGCAAAGATCGCCTTGTAACGACCGGGACCCTTGAGACCATAGCAGATGTGGCAAAATCTGCCGGGGTCAAACCGCCGGCCGTGATTGTAATCGGCGATGTCGTGAACCTGTATGATGCCGGATTGCCGGACCTGATACCCTATGAGAGCTGA
- a CDS encoding phosphate-starvation-inducible PsiE family protein — protein MRAESTMLEYIEKFEKIIYAAIIVMLMVVLVAAMFDLVVLLVKFLWEESPLLLEAKEMIALLGAFLLVLIGVELLDTIKAYFKENTIHVEIVVLLAIIAVSRKVLLIDPTGMTAFDYGFELISIGVIIIGLSAGYYLIKKAGIVISPDGIKKAE, from the coding sequence ATGAGAGCTGAATCAACGATGCTTGAGTATATCGAAAAATTTGAAAAGATCATTTATGCGGCAATTATTGTCATGCTCATGGTTGTGCTGGTTGCGGCGATGTTCGATCTGGTCGTGCTCCTCGTGAAGTTCCTGTGGGAAGAATCGCCCCTCCTTCTTGAGGCTAAAGAGATGATTGCCCTTCTCGGTGCATTCCTGCTGGTGCTCATCGGCGTCGAGCTGCTCGATACGATCAAGGCATACTTCAAGGAGAACACGATTCACGTGGAGATCGTTGTCCTGCTGGCCATCATTGCCGTGTCCCGGAAAGTGCTCCTGATCGACCCGACCGGTATGACCGCTTTTGATTATGGTTTCGAACTCATCAGCATCGGCGTGATCATCATAGGTCTCTCTGCCGGGTACTACCTGATTAAAAAAGCGGGTATTGTCATCTCTCCTGATGGAATCAAAAAGGCGGAATAA
- the hemC gene encoding hydroxymethylbilane synthase — translation MSITIGTRGSKLALAQTSTVCKKLEALGIEVKTVIINTLGDTSTQVPLHEIGGQGVFVRALDDAILAGTIDCAVHSMKDIPAYRPSGLFTSAILKRDSAADYLAHNGSISRVRIIGTSSTRRRAQLLRHDPDISIKDLRGNVDTRLRKLNAGDYDGIMLAEAGLTRLGLRVPGERFPAEKFVPSPNQGTIAVVSRADPSLMEVLSAIDHPQTRTDVMYERAVMEKLGGGCFTPLGIYCRSGHLIAEVLSLDGQQTERIEADLKTIDEARELGRQLHGRAKGLIDEAYRKLGISNER, via the coding sequence ATGTCGATAACCATCGGAACCCGGGGCAGCAAGCTTGCCCTGGCACAAACCAGCACGGTCTGTAAAAAACTCGAAGCTCTTGGTATCGAAGTAAAAACCGTCATCATCAACACCCTGGGCGACACCTCCACGCAGGTCCCGCTTCACGAGATCGGTGGCCAGGGTGTTTTTGTCCGGGCTCTCGACGATGCAATCCTCGCGGGGACGATCGACTGTGCGGTGCACAGCATGAAAGATATCCCGGCCTATCGCCCGAGCGGGCTGTTCACTTCGGCAATCCTCAAACGGGATTCGGCGGCGGATTACCTGGCACACAACGGCTCGATTAGCAGGGTCAGGATCATCGGCACCTCCAGCACCCGGCGCAGGGCTCAGCTCCTCCGCCATGACCCGGATATCTCGATTAAAGACCTGCGGGGGAACGTTGACACGAGGCTGCGGAAGCTGAATGCCGGAGACTACGACGGCATCATGCTCGCGGAAGCCGGCCTGACGAGGCTCGGGCTCCGGGTCCCGGGCGAGCGCTTCCCTGCCGAAAAGTTCGTCCCGTCGCCAAACCAGGGGACAATTGCTGTTGTAAGCCGGGCCGATCCGTCCCTCATGGAGGTACTATCGGCGATTGACCACCCGCAGACCCGCACAGATGTCATGTATGAGCGTGCGGTCATGGAGAAACTGGGCGGCGGCTGTTTCACGCCGCTTGGCATTTACTGCCGGTCCGGGCACCTAATCGCTGAAGTGCTCTCCCTTGACGGCCAGCAGACCGAACGGATCGAAGCGGATCTCAAAACCATTGATGAGGCGCGTGAACTGGGCCGGCAGCTGCATGGCAGGGCAAAAGGACTGATCGATGAGGCATACAGGAAACTGGGGATCTCCAATGAACGGTAA
- a CDS encoding amidohydrolase, producing MKSNEQTFSGQALLEEDLTFSPVDIFIRDGIITAIEENPDAPPTIICPALFDAHTHLGDTIAMDCGATGDLASLVTPPDGLKHRLLAAATRPELIAGMRASLEGMARSGIAGCADFREGGREGVIALSEASWCLPVTPLVFGRDGGEMIADGLGISSTRDVHDVERQVQDARRAGKLIAFHAGERDPGDVDAALAFDPDLIIHATHATKKQLRHCADHEIPIAVCPRSNWILGVAGTPRHPPLRLMQECGCRILLGTDNVMFVPPDLFSEMAFVSTLYGLEPREILRSAVSGSELTGNAYYIRPGAPANLFEIGFLESALRFSRDPLATLVKRAIFANIGKNVFNSKLK from the coding sequence ATGAAAAGCAACGAGCAGACTTTCTCCGGACAAGCTCTCCTGGAAGAAGATCTCACTTTTTCACCGGTCGACATTTTCATCCGTGACGGGATAATTACCGCCATTGAAGAGAATCCGGATGCCCCTCCGACCATTATCTGCCCTGCACTTTTTGATGCCCATACGCATCTTGGCGACACCATCGCCATGGATTGCGGTGCGACCGGCGATCTGGCCTCGCTTGTTACACCCCCCGATGGCCTGAAACACCGGCTTCTTGCCGCAGCAACGCGCCCGGAGCTTATAGCTGGCATGCGGGCAAGCCTTGAGGGCATGGCTCGGTCCGGCATTGCCGGATGTGCCGATTTCCGGGAAGGGGGCCGTGAGGGCGTTATCGCCCTGAGTGAAGCGTCATGGTGTCTCCCGGTCACGCCCCTGGTATTCGGGCGCGATGGCGGGGAGATGATCGCGGATGGTCTTGGGATCAGCAGTACCCGGGATGTTCATGATGTTGAACGGCAAGTGCAGGATGCCAGAAGAGCAGGAAAACTCATTGCGTTTCATGCCGGCGAGCGTGATCCGGGTGACGTGGATGCAGCCCTTGCCTTCGATCCCGATCTTATCATACACGCCACCCATGCAACAAAAAAACAACTCCGTCACTGTGCTGACCACGAAATCCCCATCGCGGTCTGCCCCCGGTCAAACTGGATTCTTGGTGTTGCCGGCACCCCCCGCCATCCCCCGCTCCGGCTTATGCAGGAATGCGGCTGCCGGATCCTGCTCGGGACGGACAATGTCATGTTCGTTCCCCCGGATCTTTTCTCCGAGATGGCGTTCGTATCGACCCTGTACGGGCTTGAACCCCGTGAAATCCTCCGGTCGGCGGTCTCCGGATCAGAACTTACCGGTAACGCGTATTACATCCGGCCGGGTGCACCAGCAAACCTGTTTGAGATTGGTTTTCTGGAATCTGCCCTCCGATTCTCGCGCGATCCTCTTGCAACGCTGGTGAAACGGGCGATTTTTGCCAATATTGGCAAAAATGTTTTTAATTCAAAACTCAAATAA